The Macaca nemestrina isolate mMacNem1 chromosome 17, mMacNem.hap1, whole genome shotgun sequence genome contains the following window.
atatgtatttactcatatttactatacttttctccttattattattattatttttctgagacggagtctttttctgtctcccaggctggagtgcagtggcatgatctcggcttactgcaacctccacctcccaggttcaagtgagtctcctgcctcagcctcccatgtagctgggattacaggtgcctgccaccacgccaggctaatttttgtgtttttggtagagacggggtttcaccacgttggtcagactggtcttgaattcctgacctcaagcaatcgaCCTGCCTCACCCCAACCctgatgtgctgggattacaggcgtgagccactgtgcccagcctactataattttcttattagaattaagaaaacatgaaaattgtGACTTTTGTGGCTTACAAAAATGTTAATTACTCTTCCATGTAAATACAAATACTTAAAAAGAACTTGGCTatgtgccgtggctcatgcctgtaatcccagcactttggcaggctgaggtgggagaatcactcaaggccagaagttcgagagcagggacaacacagtgagacctcatctccatggtgcgcacctgtagtcccagctactcaagaggctgaggcaggaggagtgcttgaggccaggaggttgaggctgcagtgagctatgattgtaccactgcactccagccggggtgatagaacaagactctgtctctaataaaaattaaaaataaaaaattttgttaGAAGAGTATATTCTTTGCATGTTCGTATTTAAGAATCGTACTTCTGGATTTAGGAACTGTTATTCAGAGGATTTGAAGATACACAGGCATTTGCCCTTTGCTCCACATTTCAGAAAACCCGTGAGCCCCAAGAAGAGTCTCCTTTGGCACTCCATGTTGCTGCGGAGGAAGAGGTGCCTCTACTTCCTTGGCagtgatctatctatctatctatctatctatctatctatctatctatctatctatgtgtgtgtgtgtatgtatatatatatctcttctATGCCTTCTCTTATCCAGACTTGGAGCATTAACCTTCACTCTCAAGATATAATCACTCCCCTTATCCCATTTAGAGGAGCTCTTTCCACTGATTCTGGAAATGTTGGAATTTGGAAGGCACTCGCTTAACAGAATGGTAGTTGAGGTGAGCTCTCAACTTGGGTTCAGATCACAGCTTGGCAACTTAGGTAGCCACGTGACCTTAGGCATATTACTTCAATCTCTTTTGAGCTCAcgattttctcatctgttaaaagaGGATGATAGGCTGGGCGtgacacccataatcccagctactcgggaggctgaggcaggagaattgcttgaacccaggaggcagaggttgcagtgagccgagattgcgccattgcactccagtctgggcaacaagagtgaaactcggtctcaaaaaaaaaaaaaaaaaaaaaaaagataatagtggtaataatacaaatttcatatgaggataaaGTAGGGTAAGGCATGAAAAGTACTTGGCATTGAGGCTAAAacctactcaataaatgttagtattATCTGTGAGTATTACTGTATTACTTTTTACATAGATCAAGGATTTTATGtacatatagtatattatatattggTATAGTGAGTGGTTAAGCACAGGTGAAACACAGTTATAACATAATTTTTCAGGTATTTGTTGGTTGCTCTGCTTTTGTAGGTATGCTTGAAAATGTAGTTAGTATTTAGAATGTTATGGGGAAATATGTTTAAAACAATCACATTAAAACATTGTTGGGACACATCCCATTTAAGAATGGGGCCTGCCTATATGTCCTCTCGTGGTTGGCGGATTGTTTTTCATCTCTTAAAGCACTCTGCTGGGGACAAATTATTTCCACAAGCAGCCAGGCAACTCTCATCATAGACTGCGGAGGAGACAGTACCACTGGGCCGCGCCAGAACTAATATTAATGAATGCCTTACGCTACAGCCCAAATGCagtgcttttttctttaaacctttTATGCTATAGCAAGGTAATATTAAAAACGATGTAGGTGATTTATATTATTCCACCAGGATCAGTGCAAAGAAAATCATCAGCTCAGATAGCAACAGGCTGAAGAAAGCGTAAGATGCTCTCGTCAGCATCACAGTATTCAGATGGTGAGTCTCCTCCGAAGGAAAATGTTCTGTTTGTGTAGCGTCACATGCAGGCCAAGCCATTTCTAGGGTGCTGTTGGGAGCGGTGAAAAGGCCATACCCTTTCCAAGGCACACTTTTCCTGGAAAGCCCCTGGAGCTTCCCTGGCTCTTATCCTGTGAAGCCGGCTCTGGCCACCAGGGGGCAGGGCCATGAACTCAGCCTGGAGGGAGCCTGCGGGGCAGCCGGCACCCTGGAGGGACAGACAGAAGAGGCCACCAGGTGCAGACAGGAGAGGGAGGCACGGGGACGGAATGGAAGACGCCTGGGCTGGGTGGAAGTCAGTGCCCTTAGGTGCTGGTACCTGTCTTCCCGGCCACCGCTAGATCAGGCTTCTGAGCCTGTTGGCTGTCAGGGTGGGACCGCGCCCAGTAGGCGCCATGGCAGTCCCCGGGGAATCCCCCAGGTGCCACCAGGCAGCATACAGGTAACAAGCCTGGAAGGTCCCCAACAGCCTAGCTGGACATGCCCAAGACACTCTGGGGCTCCTCGTTTGGTGGCACAAACTCCAGGACCCAGTGAGGGAAATGGGAGCACACCAGGCCGAGGAGTATGGCTAAATCagtttattccaaaataaaaagcaaaataaacaggaGTCGCATCACCAGGGAGCCACGACCCCATCCCCGCCTCCTTCCTCTGTCCTATGCTAGCAATAAATAAGTTTCCAGCCACAAATAATCATTAGAACCTCCTCCCCATGAGCCAGCTCCAACCACCGCTAGATACGATACAGAGGCGGCCCTACCCTCTGGAATATACAAAACGCTACACAGACACAATACGTACCCTGGGGAAGAAGGGCCACCCCAGCAGCCTGTGTCCTCCGTGGTCCACAGTTAGCcccactgtcctgcctcagctacctCTCTGAATAAGAAGCTGGGAGCCCTGCTGAGGGAAAAGTTGCTATGGTGAGAGTAATGAGGCCGTCAGACCTCCAAACAAACCAACTCCACCAGCCTCTGGCTCTTAAATAACAATCATTGTCATCCAGAAATGTAAGGACTCAGCCCTGGTCAAGGTGGCAAAGGGTCTATTTGTCTTTCCCCATTAGACAGAGGTCTTGTCTTGCTACCCTAATTGTAAAGGGGTGACTGGGAAGGGGTGGTAGGGACATGGTGGCCGTGGAGACTCCAGCCCCACCTCTCCAAGTTTTGCTGACAGGGgcctgcttttaatttttatttttatcccatgacttgttttttaaatcccagaacttctttttcataatttttttgcaacttttcatgaaacttttttctacttttttgccAAAGGTTTTTTTGCCAcaacttttttacattttttatccCATAACTTTTTCACCCCATAACTTTTTTTAATCCcataactttttctattttgtgttcttttaataAACACTTGCATAGTTTTATTACaagtttgtaaaaattaaagagaTTATCTCATGCCAGGCATTTGCCCAGCATTTGCGCAGTATCAATACCTTTAATACCACAGTTTTCAAgacaccaaaataaaattttaaggcaAAAACAGCACTTTGCAACAACTTAAGAATTTATTACATTACAGTAGCATGACACCAGCAGACAATAATGCCACTTTAGGCAAAAGTCTTTCAGTATTTCCTTATACATTGTTTACAAGAATTCATAAATTGGTAAAAGTCATTCTAAGAAAACTTGGCAGATAAAGCTTTGGACTGGAATTGgcatttctttctctacttttccttCCCACCGTTTCTTTTAAACTACAGtgttcatgttttaaaatgttttaacttatttCAGAACATTGATAGCAGTTACTTTTTTAatagttatattattttaaaatgactaagATAAAGTTTTAGAGAAACTATATTATGGATAGGGCGGATTTACATgttcaaattttctaaaaatcagcTTTGGTATtagagctgatttttttttttttttttttttcatttctggaaaaCCTATCAGGTTtaatcaaatactttaaaaatggttaCTATATATTGCAATCTTTAAATAGGTGTTTTGATTCTTCCTAAGAAAATTCAAATTTAGTCAGTTGAACTCACATTTTAACATTCTATGTTTCTGATGAACTCTAACCTTCCAATGTTGCCTTCTAAGCAAATTGAAAGCTGCCTTACACTGAATGAGGAAGAGCACAAATACTTGGCTGAATGAGGTATCGCAAAAGACTGCGTGCACTTTGAAGAAAGACTTAAGTTATTGTCCTacgatttccattctttttagcTGTTTCTTAAATATATGCCAAATACCTACACAAAGAGTGGAATTTCAGTTAACacagtaaatttattttccagATGGACATTCAGCTGAAATATGCCAGTGTGTGATTTAACCCATCGGCACCTGATGAACACAGTATGGTCAGATTGGTCACAGATGCTAAACACTATCTGAAGGTCATGCCCAGTCACTGATGTTTATCAGGGTAAAAGTGAAGTGATTTCAACGACAAAAGTacctttgaaataatttatcaatGTATTCGGTAAACCCAGTTTcagaatgataaagaaaaaaacattacaCAAAATAATGTGGCTAATTCACAGTGGTCCAATTTCTAGCCTGAGGGTTTAAAATGGACTTAAAGTAACGGTCTTTAAACTGAACTCAAAGAATGAAAAAGCAGgaagttcagaaaataaaaggcaagaaCAGGACTTTAAGTGCATTTTAAACCCATGGGCTAGAAATTGTACCACTGTTAATTAGTCGCATTATTTGgtctaacattttttctttataattctgaAACTGGGCTTATCTAATACactgatatattcatacaatttGGAAGAATCAGTTGAAGTCACAGGACCCAATATTTGCGCTCTTTCAGTGAATGCAGGCAAATCTGTTATTAATCAGTAAAATCGTATTTTAGTCTCCTGTTAACGTCATATTTATAAAAGTATCATGAGGATGCCAAATGCTGAAAATGGAGATGGTCTAGTAACTAGAAATCCCCACCCCAGGGAGCACACGTACATATCTCCCTACATCCTAATACTGTGATGTGTTTTGGACACAGACATTAGAACCTCATGAAGTTTTAACTGTTGATTCTTTCCCAAGCATCATCAAGTTATGTTTTACACAATGTGTGACtgaaattcattcattcctcatgCATAGGCACAATCACATAAATACTGCACAAAATATGTCCCTACAAAGTAATCAACAGTGCACACTTGAGGGCAAACCGCATATTGAGCTAATGAAGGGCTCACTGTGATTAAGATTGGATCAAACAGTAGCAGAACATAAGCAAATTTTATCTGAATTCTGTAATGAATATACATGCTATAATAACATTACAAAAGCATGGCAGCCTATTCCAAACCAGCGAGAATAGTTCTGTGCAAACAGTGGGTCTTTGTGTGTTTGAACTCCCACCACGTAAGGGCAAACTCGATATACATGCTAATGACCTAcaattatgaaattaaaaaagaaaatgctaaaggaTGCCAGAGTGAACCTCAGTGAAGGCCACAGAGACCCActctcttttaactttttacaaataaacttaaactataaattggaaacaaaaataatcaagCGTGGCTCTAACATTCAAATGAACTAAATGAATTGTGTAGGAGATTAACCCCataactttgtttctttttaaaaagtttcttgaCCAGCTCTTCGATGACGGTGATGTTTATCTCCTTCTTCTTGGCAGCCAAGCCCAGCAAAAGAACGGCACGCAGCGGTTGCTGCCCAAGCCTGGGTGCTCCTGGTGCTCCTGGTGCTCCTGGTGCTCCTGGTgctcctgctgctcctgctgctcctgCGTGATGGGCTGAGCAGTGGGGTTGTCGTGGGGAGACCCCTCCCTGGCCTCTCCTTGCCCAGTCTCGGCGCTGACGCTGAGGCTCACCTCACAAAGATCTTTGGAGAGAGGGAGGCGGGGATCTGAGTGCAGCGCCAGCACCCCCTGCTCCTGCCTGCCCGCCCCGCCTGAGGGCTCTACTCACCGCCATGCTTGTGGGCAGCCCCAAGCTCCTGGGGGGCTGGGGCTCCTGGACGGGGCTCATGAGCAGGGTTCTGGGCAGAGATCAGGAGTTTGCTGTGCTTGTTGTTGTAGTCGCTGCCAACCATAACAGCATCTCCTGCAGCGCCAGCAGATTCACCTGGAGGGAGGGGTGCTCAGCTGTCACACCGCTGCCAGCGCCCACCCTCacgcccacccccaccccacgcccacccccacccccgcagaGATGTTGCACACCCTACCTTCATCTCCTCCCTGTGCTGGACCAGCCTGATGATGTCCTCCTCCCATTGCTGCATCCTCGGCACTGCCCCCTGCCTCTGTTAGAAGCTGATGAACATTCCTGCGGGAGGACAGGGCTCAGACGCTGGGGCCCCTCCGAaggccctgcagctccccctgccctgccctggcctcccactcACTGATGGCATCTCTCTCCCCAGTATTCGATGAACGGAAGTTCGGGCTTCTCCACCAGCTCACTCAGGTCCGCCATCTCCTCCCGGTGGTCCATAAAGCCGCTCTGGAGCCAAAATAATGGAGTCACATCTCGGCAGCGACCTGCCCTCAGGTGGCATTTTCAAATAAGTCATGGAGAAGCTGGAGGTGAGTCCTGGCATGGGCCAGCTTCTCCACGACTTCCTGCAGGGCCCGGTGGGTCTCCCCACTCACAGACTCGCCCTCAGTCCCTGGGGCTGGGACCGCTGCTTCTGGCTCCTTCTGGGCCGAGGCCACCAGGTAAGCCAGGTGCTGGCAGCACACCCTCTGCTCTGTCACCCGCTCTCGTAACCGTGCCTGTTCCTCCTTGGCACTGGCTCCAGCGGATTTGAAACATGCCACCTGAGGGCAAGACGTGAGCATTCTTGTAGGGGCATACACAGAACAAACGGGGCAGAGAGGTGGAGCGCAGCCCCTTCCCTTGGGGCCTCAGTTCGTCACAGGTGAAATGGGGTCTGACCACTGGCTCTCGGAAGGGGTGAGGGTCCAGAGAAATCAGAAGGCAGGGAAAGTAAGAGCATAAAGGGGTCTTGCAGGGACCACAGAGGAAGGTGGCAAAATCGGTGCGGGGGGAGTCAggctcaccatggcctcccagCTCTCCTGGTCCTCTGGGACGCTCGGCATGGGCCGaggtccctcctcctcctcactgtcCAGATGTCCTCCATCTCCTGTAGGGGGTGGCCAGAGGGCTCCTCAGACAACCCAACAATGGAGGTACTGTgggcccacctctgcctccaccctCACTATGTAATCCTGAGCCAGCCCCTCCTAGAGAGGAATAAGCTactgttctttatttatttatttttatttttttatttatttttatttattttttttttgagacggagtctcgctctgtcacccaggctggagtgcagtggccggatctcagctcactgcaagctccgcctcccgggttcacgccattctcctgcctcagcctcccgagtagctgggactacaggcgcccgccacctcgcccggctagttttttgtattttttagtagagacggggtttcaccgtgttagccaggatggtctcgatctcccgacctcgtgatccgcccgtctcgccctcccaaagtcctgggattacaggcgtgagccaccgcgcccggctactgttctttatttttccttttaagtacCAAGATCTTGCTATACCGCCCAGACCCAGTCCCACTACTGGTCGGTGCAGGAGTTCTGACCTGCTCCGTTTCTGACCTGGGCCAGTTCAGCCATCCTTAGGCAACTTGGTGGCCCCCCCGCTCCCAGGAGGTCGCCATATTGATGCCGAACTTAGTGCAGGCACCCGGTCGGCATAATGACCAGCTGTTCTAAAGTTCTCTTCCAACTCCTCAATCCTGTGCTGCTAACAGTCCCCCCTTCCTCCTGgggctctctcctcttcctctgagTGGTCTCCGGTACCTTCCCCAGGGAGAGCCGTGAGGCTCAGTTGgtcctgcagctgctgctgctgcttgctGGCAGCCTCCAGGTGCTCCTAAGGGGCCAGGAAAGAGTGACAAGGCACTGAGTTTGCCAGGTCGTCCCCCTCATGGTCCCGTCTTCAGCAGCTCCCTCCCCGGGTCTCCTGTAACTTTTGGCGGGCCATCTCGGCCACCGCTTTGCCCCAAGcttcctgctgctgcagctggtTCATTAGCTGGGTCTGCTGCAGTAACTGCCTGTGCAGCGCCTCCTTCTCAGAGGTCAGCTGCTGATAGGCGGCCACCTGCTGCTGATAGGTGGCCACGGACTGCCGCAGGTGACCCAGGTAATGGTCTGGCTGCTGCTGCAGACTCTGAGCCTTTTGGCTCTTCAGCTCCACCTGCAGGAAGACCCTGGGTGTGAGGGCAAGTGGCGGCTGGCTTCCAGATTCTGGGCCCATTAATAGGGTAGCGAGGGCACTGTGGGGCTCTGTCGCCTGCCCAGGGCCCTGGCCCCTTACTCCAGGCCTAAGTGACTGTCTCCCTTTCCTAGAACCCTAtgcttccttcctcagcctcaaaTCTCATACCCTCCTTCACCATTTAAACTGTAGGCCACAGACTGGTGGAAAAGCAGTGGGAGCCAGCTACCATCTGCTAAGTGTGCTACAGGCCTAATGCTTtccatgtattatctcatttaatcctcagctCCTCTGTAAGGAAAATGCTACCTTCCTTTTGAAGTTAAAGAAACAGaggcggctgggcgtggtggctcatgcctgtaatcccaggactttgggaggctgaggtgagcacatcatgaggtcaggagatcaagaccatcctggctaacacagtgaaacccagtctctactaaaaaacacaaaaacttagctgggcatggtggcaggcgcctgtagtcccagttactcgggaggctgaggcaggagaatggtgtgaacccgggagatggagcttgcagtgagctgcgattgcaccactgcactccagcctgggcaacagagtgagactccatctcaaaaagaaacagagactTAGAGATGCAAAGTACTTGAATGGTGATCAGTGGAACCGAGGTTGGAATCCAGTTTCAATCTAAggagcatttttgttttgttttgagacagagtgtcactctgtggcccaagctggagtgcagtggtgcaatctcagctcattgcaacctccatctcctgggctcaggcgattctcatgcctcagcctcctgagtaggtgggattacaggcatgctccaccatgtccagctaatttttttttttttttgtaattttagtagagatgagattttaccatgttggccaggctgatctcaaactcccgacctcaagagattctcctgcctcagcctcccaaagtgctgggattataggcctgagccactgtgcctggcataagGAGCCTCTTATCCCACTGTCTGTTCCCCTATGATTGGGGGCTTCATGCCACTAGCTGGGATGATGATGTCCAGACCTGGGAGGAGCCCAGGGCTACCCACCTGTAAAAGtcagaaggcaggaaggaagaaagggtcATAAGACTGCCCTGGAGGGTGCTGAGGTCAcctgcccccaggctggagctgcTTCTGGCCTGgcacctcccctccccagaggctgGTGCCCGCTTCCCAGCCCTTCTTGGATGGGGTGGGGGTTACAATCTACTTCACCTCGCCCAGCGTCTCCTGTAGCTCCTCCACTTGCTGCTCCAACTGCAGTGCGctcttgttctcattgttctggacAGAGAGAAGCAATCAGCTGCCACCCACTGCAGCTGGAGACCCCAGAACTCGGTGTCTGACTCCCATGGCACGGGGAAGGGTGGAGGCAGGTTAGAAAAATCATCCCCTCTCTCCCACAGCCACCAGAGCAGGGCTGTGGCTCACAGGTGCCTTTAAAAGTAACATTTCACGTGAGGGCTACACTGCCCCATTTTACAAGTTGGGAAACAAAGGCCTGGAGGGCTAGGGAGGAGGGCAGGCTCCGCAGGTGGGGCAACGCAGCAGCTCCTCGACGCCGCTCTGTGGCTCGGCCAGCTGCTGAAGGTTCTCATCCTGCTCTCGAAGTCTCTCCTGCTTCTGaagcttctcctcctgctcctgaaGCCTCTCCTTTTGTGGCTGGTTCAGGAGACTTACGTGTTGATGGTTTTCCACGTGGGCCTGGAGCTCTGCTGACACCCTCTCTAGTTCCTTCCTCAGGTGCTGCAGCTCCTCCTCAGCGGGCACTGCTGGGGGCTCCGGGGGCAGGGGTTTAGCTGAGAAAGGAAGCAGACAATAAGGGCCTCTggattctcaaaaacaaaaacaaaacaaaacaaaacaaaacaaacaacaacaacaaaaaaaccctcctcTTGGTGCACAGCTCCTCTCAGGCTCCCCAAACTTGGCCTCACTGCTAATGATTCCTCGCACCCGGATGGTAGCCAATCTTCCAAACCACTTTCAGATGGAGAGCACTGTGGGTGGCTGACAACGGGCCCTCTTTGCTGATGGGGACACTCAGGCTCATGGAGATAACAAGACTTGTTGTTTCCTGGCACAGACCCCTTTCCTTCTGCCTCAAAgcccttccatccacccacctccctgggGCATTCTAAGCCACCCCCAGAGCCCCCTCCGATGCCAGGCCTGCTCCCAGGTCACATCAGCCCCATCGTACCCATCTGGTTTTTTAGTTTCGACAAACTCCTCTCCAGCTTCTCTACCAGACGCATGTGATGCTGCTTCTCCTTCTTTAGTGTGCAAACCTGCCCAAAGCACAGGGATAAAGGGCCCTGGAGAGAGGGGCTGGTGGCTGAACAGGCTGCCATCTCcctctctgcccccacctccacaaaGCCCCGACCCATGACCACATCTGGCTGTATATTCCCATGTTACAGATGCCCAGAAACATCCAGTGACCTATCTAAGGTGGCGGGGCTGAAGGGTCAGATCTCACCTCCTGGGACATTTTTCTCATCCTCTGCTGCCACCGGGCCCTCTCTCCTTTTAGATGTTGAACATATTCGTCTCTCTCTAGATGGGCTTGTTTGAGTGAATCCTTCATCTGCAAGAATGGGCACAGAAGTTAGGAAGGGCTGTCACTGGTCCTCACCTGCTCCTGGCCACCTGGGGtcatcttccttccctccctgcctctgcaaAATCTCACCTGTGTCAGCTGAGCTTTCAGCAGTGCCTGCTCCCGTAAGGACTGCTCTAACTTCCACTCCATACGTGCTTTATTGCGGCTCGAGGACTGGATGGTGAAGAGTGAGAAGTTTCTATCTGGGGAACCTGGGCCATTCCATACAGTGCCCCTTAAACAGGTTAGGGCTAGGCTTAATATGCAACTCGGTCAGTAAAGATCGAGGCATTTCCAAGTCTGTGGTCTGGTTTTTAAAAGAACTCAGTAAAGTTGGAAGGGACAGGGAAAGAGATCGAATTTACAGCTGGCtaacagagacccagagagatcAGATAATATTGCTCttgttattactgttattactaCCACTGTCTGAACCTTTATGGAGTGTTTCACCAGGTACCATGCTAGCAATCCCATTTATTCTCACAACCACCATAGGAGACAGTTACTATGATTCCCTCTATTGTgtacatgaaaacacatggagTATTTGAGGTTAAGCGCTTGCCTAACATCACTTaggcagagttgggatttgaacgcCCAGCTCTATCCAATTCTCTAAGCCCATTTTTCTTGCTGGGGATGGGGGTACAGATAGGAAGGGGAAAATGAATCTTTTGTTCACTGTTTGAAAGGATGATACATTCGCATAGTTCAAAACTCAGAAGGAACAGAAGGGAAGTATCTCCCAGCCACCTATGGCTCTCTCCTGAGTTTTTTATGAACCTTGCAGACATGTTTTCTGTATATTATCAtagtatgtacacacacacacacacacacacacacacacacacaggtttccTCTCTCTACAGAAATGGTAACATACTAAAGGTACTCTTCTGTATCTTCACGAGTAAAGTACCCAACTGCACCTAGGACTTGGCCAAGACCACAGCCAGGTAAGGGCAGGGCAGGCACTTGGCCTCCAAGTTCAGTGTCCAGTACTCGCTCCCCACCGCACCCCCCAACTCACCCACAGCAGCTGACTCAGCCCCAGGCTGCCTCTAACAACCAGACACAAAAGCAGTGAGGAATGGCCATGCCGCCTTCTGGGCAGGACACTCCATCCTGCAGAAGGGACCTTTAGGCTCACTCCTCCATCTGCGAAGCCAGGCTCCCAGGGACGGGGCAGGTGGTCAGACTCACTCTGTCCGCCTTCTTCTGTGTGGCGGTGACAGCAGACAGAGCCCGCTGTAACTCCCCTTTACGCTGCAATGAATGTTGCAGGCGGCCAGCCAGATCCTTGGTCTGTTCTGTAATGACAGATGTGAGATGGGTCCCAAAGGACTCCCCTAAAGACCTGTCAAAGTGCCAGGCTGAAGGATGACAGGGCGCCCAGATTCCCACCTTCCAAGTATCTGAGCGAGCGTTTCGTGCGATACAGGTCCGTACTTAGTTTCCCTTTCTGTACGTTCAATGTCTGGATTTGAACCTTTGGGAGAAAAGCCAAGCAAGtgctgaaagagaaggaaagaaacattccCCAGAGGACAGGAGAAAACTTCACACCCTCCACTCACCTCTAGCTCCcttttggctttctgtttctcattgtttgccttcttttcctataggaagaggaagacagagctcttaccagggggaggcagaggtggcacaGCAAGAGACATGCCCCCAGAATGCCACCAATGCCCCAGGACAGGCCCACCCATGGGACCAGGTTATCAGGGACCCTGTGGGGATGGGGTAGAATCTGAGGGGTGAgccttcttccccaggctgggagtgggtgAGACGAGACTGGGGCCTCTACATCTGAGTGCCCCCCAAACCCAGCCGTCATGTCgcgaggaaaaaaagaaatcacattacTTCTTCCAGCTGATGTTCCActtgtttcttctgttgtttctgtGGGGAGAGTCAAATTAAGGTGATGGAGGGTGGCACCCTCAACTCTATTCTCCAGACCAGGAAGCGGTAGGTGGGGCCAGGAATGGATTTTAAAGGCAAAGTTCTCAGACCCAATGGGAACACGAACTGGTCAACTCTcctcaagctcccaaggacaGAGGATTTGGGTCTTTGTTGGTTTTCACCCACAGCCACAGAACTCAAAGTCTGAATGTGGAATCTCTTGAGAGGACAGGAACACAATCCTCTAGAGATGGAGTTGGAGAAAGGCCCCCCCTCCTGCCTGCTTGTGATTTAGAAAAGTgtgttcattcaataaacattgac
Protein-coding sequences here:
- the LOC105465878 gene encoding putative golgin subfamily A member 8F isoform X3 — encoded protein: MAEETQQSKLALAKRKLKEYWQRNSPGGPAEAKKNGKTNGSVPKTATSDGSHSPGDSATGIDGEGPTSSAPLKDLESPSQELAAALDSRSVKISQLKNTIKYLKQQKKQVEHQLEEEKKANNEKQKAKRELEVQIQTLNVQKGKLSTDLYRTKRSLRYLEEQTKDLAGRLQHSLQRKGELQRALSAVTATQKKADRSSSRNKARMEWKLEQSLREQALLKAQLTQMKDSLKQAHLERDEYVQHLKGERARWQQRMRKMSQEVCTLKKEKQHHMRLVEKLERSLSKLKNQMAKPLPPEPPAVPAEEELQHLRKELERVSAELQAHVENHQHVSLLNQPQKERLQEQEEKLQKQERLREQDENLQQLAEPQSGVEELNNENKSALQLEQQVEELQETLGEEHLEAASKQQQQLQDQLSLTALPGEGDGGHLDSEEEEGPRPMPSVPEDQESWEAMSGFMDHREEMADLSELVEKPELPFIEYWGERCHQNVHQLLTEAGGSAEDAAMGGGHHQAGPAQGGDEGESAGAAGDAVMVGSDYNNKHSKLLISAQNPAHEPRPGAPAPQELGAAHKHGDLCEVSLSVSAETGQGEAREGSPHDNPTAQPITQEQQEQQEHQEHQEHQEHQEHPGLGSNRCVPFFCWAWLPRRRR